The following proteins are co-located in the Gemmatimonadota bacterium genome:
- a CDS encoding LysR substrate-binding domain-containing protein — translation DQLGARLFDLIRQRIVLTQAGRAYLEEIQPVLANLEAASTRVSARAKGVELIEMATLPTFCSRWLIPRLPKFYAEHPQASIRLTSKFDPFSFDAEPFDIAIHFGTPDWAGTRMYHMFDERMVAICSPDFLRRHNIRSDADLAAAPLLHLSLRRTAWVDWCTQLSISTRNAYSGWLLDQFSMLTEAAVAGLGAALLPDLFVEEELRRGKLVLASTSAVESSKGYYIAIPENRPTAPIVTELCAWILREAEQTLHASHSATYASDSGHELPQRHNVVPKRQQPPKSPSNIIMK, via the coding sequence GATCAGCTTGGTGCAAGACTTTTCGACTTGATACGCCAACGAATCGTTCTGACCCAGGCAGGCCGCGCCTACCTGGAGGAAATCCAGCCCGTACTCGCCAACCTTGAAGCGGCCTCGACCCGGGTCAGCGCGCGGGCCAAAGGGGTGGAACTTATCGAGATGGCGACACTGCCTACCTTCTGCTCGCGCTGGTTGATTCCGCGTTTGCCGAAGTTCTACGCTGAACACCCACAGGCTTCAATCCGCCTGACCTCCAAGTTCGATCCTTTCAGTTTCGATGCCGAACCGTTCGACATCGCCATTCACTTCGGTACGCCGGACTGGGCCGGTACGCGGATGTACCATATGTTTGACGAACGCATGGTCGCCATCTGCAGCCCCGACTTCCTTCGCAGGCACAACATCCGTTCCGACGCCGACCTGGCCGCCGCCCCCCTGCTGCATCTGTCGCTACGACGCACGGCCTGGGTCGACTGGTGCACGCAATTGTCCATTTCCACCAGGAACGCCTACAGCGGTTGGTTGCTGGACCAGTTTTCGATGTTGACGGAAGCAGCCGTGGCGGGACTCGGCGCGGCGTTGCTGCCGGATCTGTTCGTGGAGGAGGAGTTAAGGCGCGGCAAGCTCGTCCTGGCCAGCACCAGCGCGGTCGAATCCAGCAAGGGCTACTATATTGCCATTCCGGAAAACCGGCCGACGGCGCCCATCGTGACTGAATTGTGTGCCTGGATCCTGCGCGAGGCGGAACAGACGCTGCATGCTTCGCATTCGGCAACATATGCATCAGATTCCGGTCATGAGTTGCCCCAGCGACATAATGTGGTACCAAAAAGGCAACAACCTCCAAAGTCACCTAGCAATATAATCATGAAGTAA